CGCAGACCGGCCGTGACGTGCTCGGCGACCTCGACGGCCGTGAGGGAGCCCTTGAACTTGTCCGCGGCGATCAGCACATGTGCTGTCTTTGTCCTTGCTGCGTCCGCCACCGTGTTTCCCCTTGCTTTCGAACTGGCAGTCGCGCCGCTGTGACCTTATCCGGCGAGCGGCCCCGCGAACAGGGCATACCGCTCCGCGGACGCTTCCGAGCGCCCGGGGGGTGCGCCTCGAAGACCGACCGGACAGGCCCTAGGCTCGCGCCGTGACGACCATGGACTACGCCACCTATATCGCCGGCCTGCCCCGCGTGCTCGCGGGGGCGGGAGCCGTCTTCCGGGACGCGGACGGCCGCATCCTGCTCGTGGAGCCGAACTACCGGGACACCTGGATCCTGCCGGGCGGGACCGTCGAGTCGGACGCCGGCGAATCGCCCCGGCAGGCCGCACGCCGGGAGACCGCCGAGGAGATCGGCCTGGACATCGAGCTGGGCGCGCTGCTCGCCGTCGACTGGGTGCGCGGGGAGGGCCGCCCGCCGCTGGTGTCGTACCTCTTCGACGGCGGCGTGCTGGGCACCGAGCAACTGGCCGCGATCCGCCTTCAGGAGACCGAGCTGCTGTCCTGGCGCCTGGTCCACTGGGACGAGGCCCAGACGCTGGTGAACCGGGCGATGGCGCTGCGCCTCGGCGCGGCCCTCAAGGCGCTCGCGGACGGGTGCGGGCCGGCTGAGCTGGAGGACGGCGTGCCGCCCGTGGGGGCGCGCGGCACCCGTAAATGAGGTGAGGGGCGGGCGGCGGCGTCCCTAGGCTGCCGCCATGGAAGAGATCGCCGCCAAGCTCGCCGAGGTGCCGGGAGTCGTCGGAGTGATGCTCGGGGGGAGCCGGGCACGCGGGACGCACCGGCCGGACTCCGACTGGGACCTGGGGGTCTATTACCGGGACGAGCCCGACCTGGCGGCGCTGGAGGCGCTGGCCGCGGAGGTGACCGGCGGGCCCGTCGAGGTGTTCGGGCCGGGGGCCTGGGGCCCCTGGGTCAACGGCGGCGCCTGGCTCGTCCTCCCGGACGGCAGCCCCGTGGACTGGATCCTGCGGGACGTCGACCGGGTGCGGCGGGTGTGGGAGGAGTGCCGCGCGGGCCGCTTCGAGACCGGTGCCCAGGCCGGTCATCCGCTCGGCTTCTGGTCACCCGCCTATCCGGGCGAGGTGGCGCTGGGCCGGGTGCTGGCCGACCCCGACGGGGAGCTGACCCGGCTCAAGGACGCGGTCCGGGACTACCCGGAGGCGCTGCGTGCGGGGCTGACCGGGGCGGCCGTGTGGGACGCGGGGTTCTCGGTGGCGATGGCGGGCAAGTCGTACGGGGCCCGGGACGTGCTGCACGCGGCCCTGTGCCTGTCCCGGGCGGTGGGCCATCTCGTGCAGGCGCTGCACGCGCACCACCGCGTCTGGTGCCTCAACGAGAAGGGCGCGCTCGCGGCGGCCGCGGCGATGCCGGACACCCCGCCGGATTTCGCCGGCCGCGCGGCCGCCCTGCTCGCCCGGGTCGGGGGTACACCGGAGGAGCTGCGCGGCTCGCTGGACGAGGCGGAGCGGCTGGTCGCCGAGGTGCGGGACGTGGTCGCCTGACGGGCGGGCCCGCGGCGTGCCGGGCCGGCGGCGTGCCGGGCCGGCCCGGTCAGCGGCTGATGCCGACCGCGTGCCCGTAGGTCCGGGTGTCGGGGAGGAAGTCGAGCATGGCGCGGGCGACGTCCGCGCGGGTGATGGTCGCGCCGGCCGGGCCGGCTTCGACGGCGTGGCGGTAGCGGCCCTCCCCGGGCCTGTCGAGCAGGCGGGGCGGGCGGACGGCGGTCCAGTCGAGGCGGCTGTCGCGCAGGACGGCCTCCATCCGCTCCAGGTCGGTGTAGACGTCCTTGAGGGCCGCCCACAGGAGCGGTCCGAGGACCCGGTGGCTGAGGAAGGGCTGCCCCGCGCCGGTGCGGTTGAGCGGGCCGGCGCTGACCACGACGAGGCGCCGGACACCGGTCGCGGTCATCGCCTCGGTCACCGCCCGGGCCGAGGTGGAGGCGGGCCGCAGCGGGTCGTGCCGGCCGGCCTGGCCGATGCCGGAGAGGACCGCGTCGGCACCGTCCACCACCGTCTTCACCGAGGCGGCGTCGAGCGGGTCGGTGCGGACGACGGTCAGCCGCTCGTGCCGCTCGGTCAGCTTCTCCGGGCTGCGCAGCGCGGCGGTCACCCGGTGGCCGTCGGCCAGGGCGTGGGTGACGAGTTGCCGGCCGACGCCGCCGGACGCGCCGAGGACGGTGAGTTTCATGGTCTCTCCTGGACACCAAGGGGTGAGTGAGCACTTACCCACCAGTGTGGGTGAGTGCTCACTCACCTGTCAATGTAGGCTCGACCCATGACCCGAGACGCCGCCGCCCCGCTCACCGGGGGCGCCCTGACGCGCTCCCGCATCCTCGACGCCGCCGCGACACTGATGACGACGGTGGGCCTGACCCGTACGACGACGAAGCAGATCGCCCGGGAGGCCGGCTGCTCCGAGGCGGCGCTCTACAAGCACTTCCGGAACAAGGAAGAGATCTTCGTCCGGGTGCTGCACGAGCGGGCGCCGCGGTTCTCGGACGCGCTGGAGCAGCTCCCGGACTCCGTGGGTGACGCGCGGGGCCCGGCCGGGCACCTGCAGGACGTGGCGCTGGCCGCCGTCCGCTTCTACCGCCGCTCCTTCCCGATGGCGGCGTCGCTCTTCGCCAGCCCGGAGCTGCTGGACACCCACCGCCGCAAGCTCAACGAGCTGGGCACCGCGGGCCCGCAGAACGCGGTCCAGCACCTGGCCGGGTATCTGCGGGCCGAACAGGCGCTGGGCCGGATCGCCGCCGGCATCGATCCGCACGCGGCCGCCACGCTGCTCGTCGGGGCGTGCTTCCACCGCGCCTTCCTCGACCTGTTCTTCGGCACCGAGGCACCCCCCGGGGCACTGCTCCCGGAGAGCGAGGAGGACTTCGCGGCCGAGACCGTACGGGCCCTGCTCGACGGCCTCCGGCCGCCGGGCGCCTAGGGACGGTCGTCCGCCGCGCCGATCGGCCCCGTCCGCGAGGGCTCGGCGCCGCGGGCGTGCGCACGGTGTCAGCCGCACGCCTCCGCGGGGAAGAGGGTGTCCTCGGTGCGCTCGAAGGCCAGCAGGCGGCGCTTGCGGTCCAGGCCGCCGCCGTAGCCGGTGAGGCTGCCGTCGGCGCCGACGACGCGGTGGCAGGGAACGATGATGCCGACCGGGTTGCGGCCGTTGGCGAGTCCCACGGCGCGGGCCGCCGAGGGGACGCCGAGCCGTGCCGCGAGCTGCCCGTAGGACATCGTCCGGCCGTACGGGATGGTGCGCAGCGCCGCCCAGACCCGGCGCTGGAACGGCGTGCCGCGCAGCGCGAGCGGCAGGTCGAAGGTGGTCAACTCGCCGCGGAAGTAGGCCCGTAGCTGGGCGATGGTCTCGGCGAACGGCTCCTCGCCGGGGCCCGCCGGCACGCCGAAGCTCTCCTGCGGCGGGCGGTGGCGCTGGTCGGTCATGTAGAGGCCGGTGAGGGACTGACCGGCGGCGACGAGGGTGAGGGCGCCCACCGGGGTGCCGTCCAGGACGGTGTGGGTGAGGGGCGTGCCGGGCACGGGCTCGGCGATTTCTGTGGTCGCGGTGGCGGCGTCAACGGTCATGGCTGGGGGCTCAGTTCGTCGGAAGGTGGTTGATGGGGTGGCTGTCGGTCGCCCAGAGGTACTGGACGGCGTAGGCGCGCCAGGGACGCCAGCGCGCGGAGTACCGGACGAGGGCGGCCGGGGTGTGCGGCAGGCCGAGTCCGGCGGCCGCGCGGCGCACCCCGAGGTCGGTGGGGGTGAAGGCGTCCGGGTCGCCGAGGCCGCGCATGGCGACGCATTCGACGGTCCAGGGGCCGATGCCGGGCAGCGCCGCGAGCCGGGCGCGGGCCTCGTCCCGGTCGCTGCCGACGCCGAGCCGCAGGGCGCCGGAGCCGAGGGCGGCGATCACGGCGGTGAGCGTGGCGCGCCGGGTACGGGGCATGGCCAGCGACTCGGGGTCCAGCTCGGCCAGCGCGGCGGCGGACGGGAAGAGGTGACCGAGCCCGCCGCCCGGGTCGTCGATCGGCTCGCCGTGCGCCCGGACCAGCCGCCCGGCGTGGGTGCGGGCGGCCGCGGTGGAGACCTGCTGGCCGAGGACCGCGCGGAGCGCGAACTCCTCGGCGTCGACGGTGCGCGGGACCCGGCGGCCGGGTGCCTTGTCGACGAGCGGCGTCAGCGTCGGGTCCTCCCGCAGCAGCCCGTCGACGGCCTCCGGGTCGGCGTCGAGGTCGAGCATCCGGCGGCAGCGGGCGATGGCACCGGCCAGGTCGCGCAGATCGGTGAGGGCGAGCCGGCAGTCGATGTGGTCGGGGCGCGGGGCGAGGGCGACGATGCCGTGCCCGTACGGCAGGCGCAGGGTGCGGCGGTAGGCGCCGTCCCGCCACTCCTCGACGCCGGGGACGGCGGTGGCCGCCAGGTGACCGAAGAGGTTGTCGGGGTTCAGCGGCTGCCGGAACGGCAGCCGCAGTGCGAGGGTGCCGGGCACCGCCGCGCGCGGCCCGGGCTTCGCGCGCTGCCGCAGATCGGTCGGCGAGAGCGCGAAGACCTCCCGCACCGTCTCGTTGAAGCTGCGGATACTGGCGAATCCCGCGGCGAAGGCGATCTCGGCCATCGGCAGCGCGGTGGTCTCCACCAGCAGCCGGGCGGTCTGGGCGCGCTGGGCACGGGCCAGGGCGAGCGGCCCGGCACCGAGTTCGGCGAGCAGCTGCCGCTCTATCTGGCGGGTGCTGTAGCCGAGCCGGGCGGCGAGACCGGGGACACCGTCGCGGTCGACGACGCCGTCGGCGATCAGCCGCATGGCCCGCGCGACGAGGTCGGCCCGCTCGTCCCACTGCGGCGAGCCGGGGCTGGCGTCCGGACGGCACCGCTTGCAGGCCCGGAATCCGGCCTGCTGGGCGGCCGCCGCGCTCGGGTAGAACCGCATGTTCTCGGGCTTGGGCGGCACCACGGGGCAGCTGGGGCGGCAGTAGATACGCGTGGTGAGGACGGCCGTGTAGAACCAGCCGTCGAAGCGGGCGTCCTTGGACTGCACGGCGCGCAGACAGCGCTCGGTGTCGGTGTGCATGCCTTCAAGGATCGCGCAGCACCCCGGGCCCGGCTGGCGGAAATCCGACATCAAGGTCCCGCCACCTGGGATGCCGGATGTCGAGTATCGCGGCGGTTCAACGGTGACGCCATACGAGCGTGTAGCGCCAGAACAGCCGGCGGCGCAGCCGGGCGCCGGGCAGGACCGCGTGGGCCTCGCGGACGATGTCGGGGAAGCTCATGTCCGCCGGCCGGGTCACGGCCGTCATCGAGACCGGGCGCGGTGCCGGGCGGCCCTTGTTCTTGAGCCAGCCCGTGGCGGCGTTGAGTGGGGCGGCCGCGGCTCCGAGCAGGTGGTCACCGGGCGTCGTCGGGCGCGACAGGCCGAGGATCACCAGGGTCCCTCCGGGCGCCAGGTGCCGGCGGAAGACGGTGAGCGCCTCGGTGAACGGCAGATGGTGGATCGTGGCGGTGCAGGTGATGACGTCGTAGGAGTCGGCGGGGAGCCCGGTCAGCGCGTCCGCGGTCGTGAAGGTGACGAGGGCCGCCGGAGGGGTCAGCTCCTGCGCCTGCGCGGTGATCTTCGGGTCGGAGTCGACGCCGTGCACGGCCCCGGCGCGCGTGGCCAGGAGTCTGGCCAGGTCGCCGCTGCCGGAGCCGACGTCCAGGGCACGGCCGAAACGCCGGGGGAGCTGCCGCAGGATCCAGGGGTGGTAGTGGGCGTTGTGGTCCCAGGGGTGGGCGGCGTTGAACCGGTCAAGTGCCCGGAGGAGGTGGGGCGGCGGTGTCGTCATACCGCCACCCCATCAGGATCCCGGGCCGGCGTCAGCCCACCCGGTTCGCGAACGCCTCGTACGCCTCCGCGTCGAAGAGCACGAAGCGGACCTCCTCCACCGCGGTGTCCGTCGCGCGGACCGTCTCGACGGCGATGCGGGCGCCGTCGTCCATGGGCCAGCCGTAGATGCCGGTGGAGATGGCGGGGAACGCCACCGTCCGGGCGCCCAGCTCGTCGGCGACGCGCAGCGACTCCCGGTAGCAGGAGGCGAGCAGTTCGGAGCGGTCCTCGTTGCGGGCGAAGACGGGCC
The sequence above is a segment of the Streptomyces lydicus genome. Coding sequences within it:
- a CDS encoding NUDIX domain-containing protein, which produces MDYATYIAGLPRVLAGAGAVFRDADGRILLVEPNYRDTWILPGGTVESDAGESPRQAARRETAEEIGLDIELGALLAVDWVRGEGRPPLVSYLFDGGVLGTEQLAAIRLQETELLSWRLVHWDEAQTLVNRAMALRLGAALKALADGCGPAELEDGVPPVGARGTRK
- a CDS encoding nucleotidyltransferase domain-containing protein; translated protein: MEEIAAKLAEVPGVVGVMLGGSRARGTHRPDSDWDLGVYYRDEPDLAALEALAAEVTGGPVEVFGPGAWGPWVNGGAWLVLPDGSPVDWILRDVDRVRRVWEECRAGRFETGAQAGHPLGFWSPAYPGEVALGRVLADPDGELTRLKDAVRDYPEALRAGLTGAAVWDAGFSVAMAGKSYGARDVLHAALCLSRAVGHLVQALHAHHRVWCLNEKGALAAAAAMPDTPPDFAGRAAALLARVGGTPEELRGSLDEAERLVAEVRDVVA
- a CDS encoding NAD(P)-dependent oxidoreductase, producing the protein MKLTVLGASGGVGRQLVTHALADGHRVTAALRSPEKLTERHERLTVVRTDPLDAASVKTVVDGADAVLSGIGQAGRHDPLRPASTSARAVTEAMTATGVRRLVVVSAGPLNRTGAGQPFLSHRVLGPLLWAALKDVYTDLERMEAVLRDSRLDWTAVRPPRLLDRPGEGRYRHAVEAGPAGATITRADVARAMLDFLPDTRTYGHAVGISR
- a CDS encoding TetR/AcrR family transcriptional regulator, which produces MTRDAAAPLTGGALTRSRILDAAATLMTTVGLTRTTTKQIAREAGCSEAALYKHFRNKEEIFVRVLHERAPRFSDALEQLPDSVGDARGPAGHLQDVALAAVRFYRRSFPMAASLFASPELLDTHRRKLNELGTAGPQNAVQHLAGYLRAEQALGRIAAGIDPHAAATLLVGACFHRAFLDLFFGTEAPPGALLPESEEDFAAETVRALLDGLRPPGA
- a CDS encoding methylated-DNA--[protein]-cysteine S-methyltransferase, which encodes MTVDAATATTEIAEPVPGTPLTHTVLDGTPVGALTLVAAGQSLTGLYMTDQRHRPPQESFGVPAGPGEEPFAETIAQLRAYFRGELTTFDLPLALRGTPFQRRVWAALRTIPYGRTMSYGQLAARLGVPSAARAVGLANGRNPVGIIVPCHRVVGADGSLTGYGGGLDRKRRLLAFERTEDTLFPAEACG
- a CDS encoding DNA-3-methyladenine glycosylase 2 family protein, producing the protein MHTDTERCLRAVQSKDARFDGWFYTAVLTTRIYCRPSCPVVPPKPENMRFYPSAAAAQQAGFRACKRCRPDASPGSPQWDERADLVARAMRLIADGVVDRDGVPGLAARLGYSTRQIERQLLAELGAGPLALARAQRAQTARLLVETTALPMAEIAFAAGFASIRSFNETVREVFALSPTDLRQRAKPGPRAAVPGTLALRLPFRQPLNPDNLFGHLAATAVPGVEEWRDGAYRRTLRLPYGHGIVALAPRPDHIDCRLALTDLRDLAGAIARCRRMLDLDADPEAVDGLLREDPTLTPLVDKAPGRRVPRTVDAEEFALRAVLGQQVSTAAARTHAGRLVRAHGEPIDDPGGGLGHLFPSAAALAELDPESLAMPRTRRATLTAVIAALGSGALRLGVGSDRDEARARLAALPGIGPWTVECVAMRGLGDPDAFTPTDLGVRRAAAGLGLPHTPAALVRYSARWRPWRAYAVQYLWATDSHPINHLPTN
- a CDS encoding class I SAM-dependent methyltransferase; the protein is MTTPPPHLLRALDRFNAAHPWDHNAHYHPWILRQLPRRFGRALDVGSGSGDLARLLATRAGAVHGVDSDPKITAQAQELTPPAALVTFTTADALTGLPADSYDVITCTATIHHLPFTEALTVFRRHLAPGGTLVILGLSRPTTPGDHLLGAAAAPLNAATGWLKNKGRPAPRPVSMTAVTRPADMSFPDIVREAHAVLPGARLRRRLFWRYTLVWRHR
- a CDS encoding O-acetyl-ADP-ribose deacetylase; protein product: MSTRSPSLTLVQGDITEQAVDAVVNAANSSLLGGGGVDGAIHRRGGPEILADCRDLRASRYGRGLPTGQAVATTAGRLPARWVIHTVGPVFARNEDRSELLASCYRESLRVADELGARTVAFPAISTGIYGWPMDDGARIAVETVRATDTAVEEVRFVLFDAEAYEAFANRVG